Sequence from the Maribacter aquivivus genome:
GGTGTCTTATATGTTGTTTCGTTCTTAAATAAATCGTCTCGTACAATGAGCTCTTTTTCACTGCTATGATTAGCAACTAATACCCAATACATATCATTATACTCATCTTCCCATTCAAAAATGGGAAACGATTTATTTTCAGCAAGAATAAAATTCTTTTTCGCTCTTACAAATTTTGCTTTTATACTTTGGTTTAATCCGTAGGCTAAAGCAAAATCTTCTAAGGTAGTGTGTAAAGCTATAAGGCTAAAAGATTCATCATAAAAATCATCATTTATTTTATAAGTCGTAGCCATACTTCAACAAAACGGTAAATATAGAACTTCTAAGCTATAAAGCCTAGTTAGATAAATTGATAAAAACACATTAAAAGTTAATAAAATGTTAGCTTTTTATCATTTTGTGAAATGATTAATTTTCCATCTTGTCCTGCAAAGCAAAAAAAGCTCTTTTTGAGGCTCTTTCTTCTGCTTTCTTCTTTG
This genomic interval carries:
- a CDS encoding IPExxxVDY family protein, which translates into the protein MATTYKINDDFYDESFSLIALHTTLEDFALAYGLNQSIKAKFVRAKKNFILAENKSFPIFEWEDEYNDMYWVLVANHSSEKELIVRDDLFKNETTYKTPRLIPEYKDVDYLLKIETEKDFDINSLIKNILMLPRVMAAYEISTDKLKSKNNLIF